One Spea bombifrons isolate aSpeBom1 chromosome 1, aSpeBom1.2.pri, whole genome shotgun sequence DNA window includes the following coding sequences:
- the LOC128468342 gene encoding uncharacterized protein LOC128468342 yields MKSIISKVKSHLLLKLNITLPIRRLRHVTTETGVIGIIRTEAFKKSPRESEVFRDLSFWSAEVLSGDTERARQEAYEKVRHLVAPEMAAGFQEDIKEQFANSLAFDNSSSRYGNFVFSFPLSDLPDAYKDQHCRGGEPQLRVLGTAMYRREIAHAVVIHSPETDRYNDFPLVPVLSRHSEPFPFVYQRDGDVGMWWTPESTSTTIKVRILEEGRMTRTCALDQPCLGYSKDGKCPHEHRCVWNHLIIAFHLPEGQHFAFPKEKLLQNLSTCHGATDKYLKDTMVTKEEAEGIIREFMKI; encoded by the coding sequence ATGAAGTCAATTATTAGCAAAGTGAAGTCCCATCTGCTTCTTAAACTGAATATCACTTTGCCGATCAGGAGACTGCGGCACGTCACCACGGAAACGGGTGTCATAGGTATTATTCGCACGGAAGCTTTCAAAAAGAGTCCGAGAGAAAGTGAGGTTTTTAGAGACCTCTCGTTTTGGAGCGCGGAGGTCCTTTCGGGTGACACCGAGAGAGCTCGTCAAGAAGCTTACGAGAAAGTGCGTCATTTGGTGGCACCAGAGATGGCCGCCGGTTTCCAAGAAGACATCAAGGAACAGTTCGCCAACTCGCTGGCTTTTGATAATTCATCTTCTCGTTATGGAAACTTCGTCTTCTCCTTCCCGCTCTCTGACTTACCGGATGCGTATAAAGACCAGCACTGCCGGGGTGGCGAGCCACAGCTCAGGGTGTTGGGTACCGCAATGTACAGGCGTGAAATTGCTCACGCTGTCGTCATCCATAGTCCGGAAACCGACCGATATAACGACTTTCCGCTGGTGCCAGTGCTTTCCCGCCACTCTGAGCCTTTTCCTTTTGTTTATCAGAGAGATGGAGATGTGGGAATGTGGTGGACGCCAGAATCTACGTCCACAACCATAAAAGTGAGGATTTTGGAAGAAGGTCGTATGACGAGGACATGTGCCCTGGACCAGCCCTGTTTGGGGTATTCTAAGGATGGAAAGTGCCCCCACGAGCATCGGTGTGTGTGGAACCACCTCATAATAGCTTTCCATCTGCCTGAAGGCCAACACTTTGCATTTCCCAAAGAGAAGCTCCTGCAGAACCTGTCTACATGTCACGGGGCCACAGATAAATACCTGAAAGACACTATGGTGacaaaagaagaagcagaaggaATAATACGGGAATTCATGAAAATATAA
- the LOC128467577 gene encoding hepatocyte cell adhesion molecule-like, with translation MPEAKELKMTFSWLLILLLCSVQTASIARRDVPQPVEYVATGASFLFPGMELDENTMHELKKKGDPSWVAAYHNWDMLHDHYKNRAKFLNGSLSLANMTKEDSGTYEHLVNTTVRRTFSIAVIDPVDVPVLWKETREENQILLHCGGHGGEPLNTTFYKQGVEIKSSITRDSNDTVLHLNGEDQLCEGVYTCKTANPVSQEISDEVEVNSHDCDAVGKRMHSNWNYYYFLIISVVFVVVVAIVVYLICKRIKKRPPTRSFSGQSGNEERQQMLADSCCNTAGNSTISIPDREPIHSPGTRDPDYRAGDPNGTLDPDYRAGDPNGRLDPDYSAVDPDYSRGDPNGTLDPDYSRGDPNGTLDPDYSRGDPNGTLDPDYSRGDPNGTLDPDYSRGDLNGKVDPDYSHGDPNGTLDPDYSRGDPNGTLDPDYSRGDPNRKVDPDYSRGDPKGTLDPDCIAGVPETAEVK, from the exons CCAGCATAGCCAGACGGGACGTCCCCCAGCCCGTGGAGTACGTTGCGACCGGAGCGTCGTTCTTATTTCCTGGAATGGAATTGGATGAAAATACGATGCATGAGCTGAAGAAAAAGGGAGATCCGAGCTGGGTGGCAGCGTACCACAACTGGGACATGCTGCACGACCACTACAAAAACCGAGCTAAATTCCTCAACGGATCCTTATCGCTTGCAAACATGACAAAGGAAGACAGCGGGACCTACGAGCACCTGGTAAATACCACGGTCCGCAGGACTTTCAGCATCGCTGTCATTG ATCCAGTGGATGTGCCTGTTTTATGGAAAGAAACCAGAGAGGAAAATCAGATACTGCTACATTGCGGTGGACATGGAGGAGAGCCGTTAAACACAACTTTTTATAAACAGGGCGTTGAAATAAAAAGCAGTATCACAAGGGATTCCAACGACACCGTCCTGCACCTTAATGGAGAGGACCAGCTCTGCGAAGGAGTGTATACGTGTAAAACGGCCAACCCCGTCAGCCAGGAGATCTCCGACGAGGTGGAAGTAAATTCTCACG ACTGCGATGCAGTTGGGAAGAGAATGCACAGTAACTGGAACTATTATTACTTCTTAATCATCTCCGTAGTGTTCGTCGTCGTCGTCGCCATCGTTGTTT ATTTAATatgcaaaagaataaaaaaaagacctcCGACTAGAAGTTTTTCTGGACAAAGTGGTAATGAAGAAAGGCAGCAAATGTTAGCGGATTCATGCTGCAATACTGCTGGCAATTCAACAATTTCCATACCTGACAGGGAACCTATTCACAGCCCCGGAACTCGGGATCCTGATTACAGAGCTGGAGATCCTAACGGAACGCTGGATCCTGATTACAGAGCTGGAGATCCTAACGGAAGGCTGGATCCCGATTACAGCGCTGTGGATCCCGATTACAGCCGTGGGGATCCTAACGGAACTCTGGATCCCGATTACAGCCGTGGGGATCCTAACGGAACTCTGGATCCCGATTACAGCCGTGGGGATCCTAACGGAACTCTGGATCCCGATTACAGCCGTGGGGATCCTAACGGAACTCTGGATCCTGATTACAGCCGTGGGGATCTTAACGGAAAGGTGGATCCCGATTACAGCCATGGGGATCCTAACGGAACTCTGGATCCCGATTACAGCCGTGGGGATCCTAACGGAACTCTGGATCCCGATTACAGCCGTGGGGATCCTAACAGAAAGGTGGATCCCGATTACAGCCGTGGGGATCCTAAGGGAACTCTGGATCCTGACTGCATAGCTGGAGTTCCAGAGACCGCTGAAGTAAAATGA